In the Staphylococcus condimenti genome, one interval contains:
- a CDS encoding YjjG family noncanonical pyrimidine nucleotidase — MKYDTILLDFDDTIVDFHDAEDQAFYHLAELYGIEPTKENLNLFKKVNQAHWEAFQENKLTKEEVLSERFVNYFNRFDQKVNGGEADIIFRDGLATAPVKYFPETLETIQYLAQNAKVYIVTNGVEDTQLRRLAQTPLKENIHEIFISEVTGYQKPMPEFFNYVFDRIDADREKSLIIGDSLTSDIQGGINAGIDTCWFNFRNKKNETTIQPNYEIRQLDEVKDLL, encoded by the coding sequence ATGAAATACGATACAATCTTACTTGATTTTGATGATACTATTGTTGATTTTCATGATGCTGAAGATCAAGCATTTTATCATTTAGCGGAACTATATGGTATTGAACCGACTAAAGAAAATTTGAATTTATTCAAAAAAGTAAACCAAGCGCATTGGGAAGCTTTTCAAGAAAATAAATTAACAAAAGAAGAGGTATTGAGTGAACGTTTTGTTAATTACTTTAATCGTTTTGATCAGAAAGTAAACGGGGGAGAAGCTGATATCATTTTTAGAGATGGTCTTGCGACTGCACCTGTAAAATATTTTCCTGAGACGTTAGAAACCATACAATATTTGGCCCAGAATGCGAAAGTTTATATAGTTACAAATGGGGTGGAGGATACACAATTGCGTCGTCTTGCACAAACACCCTTGAAAGAAAATATTCATGAAATATTTATTTCTGAAGTAACAGGTTACCAAAAACCAATGCCAGAGTTTTTCAATTATGTTTTTGATCGAATTGATGCAGATAGAGAAAAATCGTTGATTATTGGAGATTCTCTTACTTCGGATATACAAGGCGGAATCAATGCAGGAATTGATACGTGTTGGTTTAATTTCAGAAATAAAAAGAATGAAACAACAATTCAACCGAATTACGAAATAAGACAACTTGATGAAGTTAAGGATTTACTATGA